The Methanomethylovorans hollandica DSM 15978 genome includes a region encoding these proteins:
- a CDS encoding DUF2149 domain-containing protein — protein sequence MRQRRYRRTGLLHDEEERNPLEGVANLFDTAMVFAVALMLALVMSYQMPELLSPTEDITIVKNPGQEDMKIIIKEQGKPIEVMNLTDQIGGGTGDVLGTAYKLADGRVVYVPDDGNETTT from the coding sequence ATGAGGCAGAGACGTTACAGGCGAACCGGTCTGTTACACGATGAAGAGGAAAGGAATCCCCTTGAAGGGGTTGCTAACCTTTTCGATACCGCCATGGTTTTTGCCGTGGCTCTGATGCTGGCACTGGTTATGTCATACCAGATGCCTGAACTGTTAAGCCCTACTGAGGACATAACCATCGTGAAGAATCCCGGGCAGGAGGATATGAAGATAATTATAAAGGAGCAAGGGAAACCCATTGAAGTGATGAATCTCACCGATCAGATCGGTGGCGGTACAGGTGATGTTCTGGGCACCGCCTACAAACTGGCGGATGGCAGAGTTGTGTATGTGCCGGATGATGGGAACGAAACTACTACTTGA
- a CDS encoding DNA-directed RNA polymerase produces the protein MYKKMKLSDTIRVAPNLLGGDVQVNVKNALREKLEGRLDKHIGAIVAITEIEQVGEGHILVGDGAVYYDVDFDAIVFTPMIQEVVEGEVVETVEFGAFVSIGAMDGLLHVSQITDDFMSYDGKNGRLMSKTGNRSLGEGDKVRARIVALSINERDPRESKIGLTMRQNALGKLEWLEEERMAKSKAQEEV, from the coding sequence ATGTACAAGAAAATGAAACTTTCTGATACCATCCGGGTAGCTCCTAATCTTTTGGGCGGGGATGTTCAGGTCAATGTTAAGAATGCACTGAGGGAGAAGCTTGAAGGCAGGCTTGATAAGCATATAGGTGCCATCGTTGCTATCACGGAAATTGAACAAGTAGGTGAAGGTCACATCCTTGTGGGTGATGGTGCAGTTTATTATGATGTGGATTTTGATGCCATCGTATTCACACCCATGATACAGGAAGTAGTTGAAGGAGAAGTTGTTGAGACTGTGGAGTTCGGGGCTTTTGTCAGTATAGGTGCTATGGATGGTCTCTTACATGTAAGCCAGATCACTGATGATTTCATGTCCTATGATGGGAAGAATGGCAGGCTCATGAGCAAAACAGGAAACCGTTCACTTGGCGAGGGTGATAAGGTTAGGGCCAGGATAGTTGCCCTAAGCATTAATGAGAGGGACCCAAGGGAGAGTAAGATAGGTCTTACAATGAGGCAGAATGCCCTGGGTAAACTGGAGTGGCTTGAAGAGGAAAGGATGGCTAAATCCAAAGCTCAGGAAGAGGTTTGA
- a CDS encoding transposase: MDKKSIEYRGVLFEDSIENYLYRETASICQFLHFLCIEDISQYVERTVYTNKRWHFKYNVSSMIKLFIVKCFRNLSYEKTVSSLTEEEAIMLSFCDKNGQIRLPSAGTLHHFVKYRLGEDGVNELIIMVGEKILKSSKLKDAKIDSTPLEASRYDKYADYNPHYKCKMDKAHITMIGTYPVFMTYTNGLSSDSTELIKHIHALKKMEANIEFYAADGAYDSFQNNADIWYHLNAKPIISYSCDAVLHKEGEVERIDHWVNKMWKLGGEVHTKIENKLKFLYENGRQEQVGMYLRNQNILDELFWELYKKRVECEKVHGHMKDTMNFDVRRIRVESRALYSLLNFVSYQLLVLTELQNKVKLRNSFGRLF; this comes from the coding sequence ATGGATAAAAAATCTATCGAGTATAGAGGAGTCCTCTTCGAGGACTCCATAGAAAACTATCTTTACAGAGAAACTGCCTCTATTTGCCAATTTCTTCATTTTCTCTGTATAGAAGACATTTCACAATACGTTGAACGTACTGTGTATACCAACAAACGTTGGCATTTTAAATATAACGTTTCCTCAATGATAAAGCTCTTTATTGTAAAGTGCTTCAGGAATCTCTCTTATGAAAAAACAGTATCCAGTTTAACAGAAGAAGAAGCTATTATGCTATCGTTCTGTGATAAAAATGGGCAAATAAGACTTCCTTCAGCTGGAACCCTCCATCATTTTGTAAAATATAGACTTGGAGAAGATGGGGTCAATGAACTAATAATAATGGTAGGCGAAAAGATTCTTAAAAGCTCAAAGTTAAAAGACGCCAAGATAGATTCAACACCTCTTGAAGCTTCACGATATGACAAATATGCGGATTATAATCCGCATTATAAATGTAAAATGGACAAAGCTCACATTACAATGATTGGAACTTATCCGGTATTTATGACATATACTAATGGCCTTAGTTCTGATTCTACGGAACTTATCAAACACATACACGCATTAAAGAAAATGGAAGCTAATATTGAATTTTATGCTGCGGATGGAGCTTATGACTCATTCCAAAACAATGCAGATATATGGTATCATCTGAATGCAAAACCAATTATTTCCTACTCTTGTGATGCAGTATTGCACAAAGAAGGTGAAGTAGAGAGGATTGATCATTGGGTGAACAAAATGTGGAAACTTGGTGGAGAGGTTCATACCAAAATAGAAAATAAGCTGAAGTTTCTGTATGAAAATGGAAGACAAGAACAAGTTGGGATGTACCTAAGAAATCAAAACATCCTCGATGAATTATTTTGGGAGTTATACAAGAAAAGAGTAGAATGCGAAAAAGTACATGGCCACATGAAAGATACGATGAACTTCGATGTCAGAAGAATAAGAGTAGAGAGCAGAGCTCTCTACTCTCTGCTGAATTTCGTTTCCTATCAACTATTAGTGCTTACTGAATTGCAAAATAAAGTTAAACTCAGGAATTCGTTTGGGAGGCTATTCTAA
- a CDS encoding MotA/TolQ/ExbB proton channel family protein, producing the protein MSLFAVINSIMNTFSASLLYPVIILLVALSLLSLILIGEFLSEYAKRNRDIENLEGTCFTMQNHVKESNFKAAADALRTIKQNYIVTAFSNAAAVHLEKDRIPAIEWVSQEYEIKMAKRLEQTRIITNIAPMLGLMGTLIPLGPALVALSQGDVVQLSHNLMIAFATTVVGLFASSVAYILTQIRKRWYWQDMADIDYILDTIEVKV; encoded by the coding sequence ATGAGCCTGTTCGCTGTGATCAATAGCATAATGAATACATTTTCTGCTTCTTTGCTTTACCCTGTGATCATCCTGTTAGTGGCACTATCATTGTTGTCCCTTATACTGATAGGGGAATTCCTTTCAGAGTATGCGAAGAGGAACAGAGATATTGAGAATCTGGAAGGTACCTGCTTTACTATGCAAAACCATGTAAAGGAATCTAATTTTAAAGCCGCAGCTGATGCTCTAAGAACAATAAAGCAGAACTATATAGTCACTGCTTTCTCCAATGCTGCAGCTGTTCATCTGGAAAAGGACAGGATCCCTGCCATAGAATGGGTCTCTCAGGAATATGAGATCAAAATGGCCAAAAGGCTGGAGCAGACCCGTATCATCACAAACATAGCCCCGATGCTGGGACTGATGGGCACGCTCATACCTCTTGGCCCGGCGCTTGTAGCATTATCTCAGGGAGATGTTGTGCAGCTTTCACACAACCTGATGATCGCCTTTGCCACTACTGTTGTAGGTCTTTTTGCCAGCAGCGTGGCCTACATACTCACCCAGATTAGGAAGAGATGGTATTGGCAGGATATGGCAGATATTGATTATATACTTGATACCATCGAGGTAAAAGTATGA
- a CDS encoding cobaltochelatase subunit CobN has translation MQRKYVLTLVLSVLLLTSLTTVVSAAGEKINITYIAYTPSDALQSASQTNVYSAYIDFTYIPAYNASYSASDELLSAVGSGFLGTQDVIFCDMVGSKVYNSNNGAVNATLQAAHDNGASLLSIRTSSAPSYFDYVSDGEGNDTICTYYNSMGTTGDGLTNAENLFIYLATEYSNLSEIINSNESPTDDGSNDNSSTGGSAVGTGDVKFLFVLGTDVNTAALNSAAAGADISSELSTTVIARGETVPQDLDFSGYSMIFIESRDEATVTNWGASINAAKANGAMVIGYNLSENITLPNADLYSANYTDIERYWVQGGEANMGNMLKFMGQKFSGAFAGQTIAAPAVVQEKVNVTYIINSDTSVYYMEQVLAERTVITDRFNVNVMTGGEAINSSNDFTNEDVIMLYMVGANELPQIKDKLLAAKNNGAQIGMFGMLSDVYGIATIDMANPPYVEMTEYLFNDGYINMENWIRCIGATLENVYIEHSVADEPIIPDDGIYHPDAFPRTFANSTEYLAWYADHGYNASAPTIGIIGNRLGKTSIEYNSEDAIIRELESRGCNVIYTTYAVCEDDVDYFTMNGEVIVDSIISVKGFYLNYNDHEKGIEYLQKYNVPVIKAIQDYYQTPDEFNESVLGLSSTSIPYQVTQPEIDGLTDYIWLAGRVQDEATEQYYYEPIKCQVEWLCDRAIAWAELGKETNADKKITILYYNHEGGKNNIGASYLDIGSSFTLLLEDMQAAGYNIGNGTIPNGSEFIDLFIESRNVGTWAPGELEKVVQSGYVTLLPVDEYLEWYETLPQSVRTEVEDTWGKAPGDVMTYENRSGKYFVIPTIQLGNVNFIPQPTRATLSDESLIYHNSSIPPTHQYLATYFWINDIYDADAMIHFGTHGTQEWLPGNEVGLWRYDYPSIMVAETPVVYPYIMDNVGEGTQAKRRGNAVIIDHLTPPIIEAGLYGDLATMSEKIQNYEDAKSDNKTGMMALYRNSTIQLYGNLSLAEDLEVSTGELYNMTDDDFENFLNSVLEDYLEDMKSELIPYGLHVFGVAPEGEKLVSMVRSVLGDDFSDHIYNVLAKDNGTEEDWEIEADSDAMLLLNATLLNATNVSTAQVELIGLTNANITADLELALQYADNLAQTTREIDQTLRALNAEYIEPGTGNDPIRNPGALPTGKNFYSFDQRTIPDEETEAMGDAVIDAWLENYYASNGTYPNKVAFVMWSVETMRHEGLMEAQIYALLGVELERTSGRITGFKVIPQEEMTHPRIDVLITTSGLYRDTFPYQIELMDTAVRMVAELNETNETNYVRWNSLAIEDTMLAGGYNESVAHNVSMSRVFSEATGTYGTGVSEAVEASDTWENSSEVADLYISRMSNVYGKDVWGVNYEDVFELNLGGVDSAIHSDTSNLYGLIDNDDYYSYFGALGLAVKSIVGESPSMYISDLTSVDNPEIITLSEAFSAELTARYLNPNWITGMMEYDYAGAREMMKTMEYMWGWEATTPDLVTDSDWNKMYETYILDSQNLGLDEFLKDNAYQYQSITARMLETVRKDSWDASDEVVENLVKEYVESVVENGVTCCHHTCGNPSLDEFIQGVMSVPGLVDEQTASEYKKLIEEATSEPVKESTSSRSSSRGSSGPKLEITNQATTSTSNQTIESQIGAGTDLSQPAPEAPKSTPENYVEGYEMTKETVAPPESSTPTFSGSDIVAIVLVVGAAGAVFLGFMRKRKM, from the coding sequence ATGCAACGAAAATATGTACTTACATTAGTATTAAGTGTATTGTTGTTGACATCCTTAACAACAGTGGTATCGGCAGCCGGAGAGAAAATAAACATAACTTACATCGCGTACACGCCAAGCGATGCATTGCAATCTGCAAGTCAGACAAATGTGTACAGCGCATATATAGATTTCACATATATTCCAGCATACAATGCTTCATATTCTGCAAGCGATGAACTGCTCTCTGCGGTTGGAAGCGGATTTTTAGGAACTCAGGATGTCATATTCTGTGATATGGTAGGCAGTAAGGTCTACAATTCCAACAATGGAGCAGTAAACGCCACCCTGCAGGCAGCACACGACAATGGTGCTTCATTGCTGAGCATACGTACAAGCAGTGCACCTTCATATTTTGATTATGTTTCGGATGGTGAGGGCAACGATACTATCTGCACCTACTACAACAGCATGGGTACAACCGGTGATGGGCTCACAAATGCAGAGAACCTGTTCATATATCTTGCAACAGAATACAGTAACCTTTCTGAGATTATTAACAGCAATGAAAGCCCCACCGATGATGGCTCAAATGACAACAGTTCAACAGGCGGCAGTGCAGTTGGTACTGGTGATGTGAAGTTCCTGTTCGTCCTGGGCACGGATGTTAATACTGCTGCCCTTAATAGTGCAGCGGCTGGAGCGGATATATCCTCGGAGCTAAGTACGACCGTTATTGCAAGGGGTGAAACAGTACCGCAGGATCTTGACTTCTCCGGGTATTCCATGATATTCATTGAATCCAGGGATGAAGCCACTGTTACGAACTGGGGTGCCAGCATAAATGCTGCCAAAGCTAATGGTGCAATGGTCATTGGTTACAATCTTTCCGAGAACATTACCCTGCCAAATGCAGACCTCTATTCTGCCAATTACACTGATATTGAAAGATACTGGGTGCAGGGCGGAGAGGCCAACATGGGAAACATGCTGAAGTTCATGGGCCAGAAGTTCTCCGGTGCCTTTGCAGGGCAAACGATTGCCGCACCAGCGGTCGTGCAAGAGAAAGTGAATGTTACTTACATCATCAATTCGGACACCAGTGTATATTATATGGAGCAGGTGCTTGCTGAAAGAACAGTGATTACCGACCGTTTCAATGTCAATGTGATGACAGGCGGAGAAGCCATAAACAGCTCCAATGATTTCACTAACGAAGATGTTATCATGCTATACATGGTGGGAGCCAACGAACTTCCTCAGATAAAAGACAAGCTCCTTGCTGCAAAGAACAACGGTGCCCAAATCGGAATGTTCGGGATGCTGTCAGATGTTTATGGCATAGCCACCATAGACATGGCTAATCCTCCATACGTTGAAATGACAGAATATCTCTTCAATGACGGATACATTAATATGGAGAACTGGATCCGTTGCATCGGAGCTACCCTTGAGAACGTCTATATTGAGCACTCTGTTGCAGATGAACCAATTATTCCGGATGATGGGATATATCATCCGGATGCCTTCCCAAGAACCTTTGCCAACAGTACCGAATATCTGGCATGGTATGCAGACCACGGTTACAATGCATCAGCTCCTACGATCGGAATAATAGGTAATAGGCTGGGTAAGACCTCTATAGAATACAATTCCGAGGACGCGATCATCAGAGAGCTTGAATCAAGAGGATGCAATGTGATCTACACCACTTATGCCGTATGTGAGGATGATGTGGATTACTTCACCATGAACGGTGAAGTGATAGTTGATTCAATAATCTCGGTAAAAGGTTTCTATCTTAACTATAATGACCATGAAAAAGGGATAGAATATCTGCAAAAGTACAATGTGCCTGTAATTAAAGCTATACAGGATTATTACCAGACGCCTGACGAGTTCAATGAAAGTGTGCTGGGATTGAGCAGTACCTCCATTCCATATCAGGTAACACAGCCCGAAATAGACGGGCTTACCGATTATATCTGGTTAGCCGGAAGGGTGCAGGACGAAGCAACAGAGCAGTATTACTATGAACCAATCAAATGTCAGGTCGAATGGCTATGCGACAGGGCCATTGCATGGGCAGAGCTTGGAAAAGAAACAAATGCTGACAAGAAGATCACCATCCTTTACTACAACCACGAGGGCGGCAAGAACAACATCGGTGCCAGCTACCTGGATATCGGTTCAAGCTTTACTCTGCTCTTGGAAGACATGCAGGCAGCAGGCTATAACATAGGCAATGGCACAATTCCAAATGGCAGTGAGTTCATCGATCTTTTCATTGAAAGCAGGAATGTAGGCACATGGGCTCCAGGGGAACTTGAGAAGGTCGTACAGTCAGGTTATGTGACCCTTCTGCCGGTGGACGAATATCTTGAATGGTACGAAACATTGCCACAGAGCGTACGCACCGAAGTAGAGGACACATGGGGCAAAGCTCCAGGTGATGTCATGACCTATGAGAACAGAAGTGGAAAGTACTTTGTAATACCTACTATCCAGCTTGGAAATGTCAATTTTATACCCCAGCCAACCAGGGCAACCCTTTCAGATGAGTCTCTTATATATCATAATTCCTCAATACCGCCCACACACCAGTATCTTGCGACATATTTCTGGATCAACGACATATACGATGCAGATGCTATGATACACTTTGGTACCCACGGTACACAGGAATGGCTCCCGGGCAACGAAGTTGGTCTGTGGAGATATGACTATCCGTCTATCATGGTGGCTGAAACCCCTGTGGTCTACCCGTATATCATGGACAATGTGGGAGAAGGTACACAGGCAAAACGCAGAGGCAATGCTGTCATAATAGACCATCTCACACCACCGATAATAGAAGCCGGTCTTTATGGCGACCTTGCCACAATGAGTGAGAAGATCCAGAACTATGAGGATGCAAAAAGTGACAATAAAACTGGAATGATGGCACTCTATCGTAACAGCACGATACAACTTTACGGTAATCTCAGCCTTGCAGAGGATCTGGAAGTCTCAACTGGTGAATTGTATAATATGACAGATGACGACTTTGAGAACTTCCTGAATAGCGTGCTGGAGGATTATCTTGAAGATATGAAATCAGAGCTCATCCCGTATGGTCTTCATGTCTTTGGGGTGGCTCCTGAAGGTGAGAAGCTTGTATCTATGGTAAGGTCCGTGCTGGGTGATGATTTCAGCGATCACATCTATAATGTGCTGGCTAAAGATAACGGAACCGAGGAAGACTGGGAAATAGAAGCAGATTCTGATGCCATGTTACTTTTGAATGCCACCCTGCTGAATGCAACTAACGTTTCAACTGCCCAGGTTGAGTTAATAGGTCTTACAAATGCCAATATCACAGCCGATCTTGAGCTGGCGCTGCAGTATGCAGATAACCTGGCTCAGACCACACGTGAGATCGACCAGACATTAAGGGCACTTAATGCTGAGTATATAGAACCTGGTACAGGCAATGATCCTATCCGCAACCCGGGTGCACTGCCCACAGGTAAGAACTTCTACAGCTTTGACCAGAGGACCATTCCCGATGAAGAGACCGAAGCCATGGGAGATGCCGTCATAGACGCCTGGCTTGAAAACTACTATGCCTCAAATGGCACATATCCCAACAAGGTAGCCTTTGTCATGTGGTCAGTGGAAACAATGCGACATGAAGGTCTTATGGAAGCACAGATCTATGCCCTTCTGGGTGTGGAACTGGAAAGGACCAGCGGAAGAATAACCGGATTCAAAGTGATCCCGCAGGAAGAGATGACACATCCGAGAATAGACGTGCTGATCACAACATCGGGACTCTATCGTGACACCTTCCCATACCAGATAGAACTGATGGATACAGCGGTCCGCATGGTTGCTGAACTTAATGAAACAAACGAAACCAACTATGTCAGATGGAACTCACTTGCAATAGAAGATACAATGCTGGCAGGCGGATATAATGAAAGCGTTGCACACAATGTTTCTATGTCCAGGGTATTCAGTGAGGCCACAGGTACTTATGGTACGGGTGTTTCCGAAGCAGTGGAGGCAAGCGATACCTGGGAGAATTCGTCAGAAGTTGCCGACCTGTACATATCCCGCATGTCCAACGTATACGGTAAAGATGTATGGGGTGTTAATTATGAGGATGTGTTCGAGCTGAACCTGGGAGGAGTGGATTCGGCCATACACAGTGATACTTCGAACCTTTACGGTCTCATAGACAATGATGACTATTATTCCTATTTCGGAGCACTCGGACTTGCTGTAAAGTCGATCGTAGGTGAGTCTCCTTCGATGTACATCTCTGATCTGACCAGCGTAGACAACCCGGAGATCATCACGCTAAGTGAAGCTTTCAGTGCTGAACTGACTGCAAGATACCTCAATCCCAACTGGATAACCGGTATGATGGAATATGATTATGCAGGTGCCAGGGAAATGATGAAGACCATGGAATATATGTGGGGATGGGAAGCCACCACACCTGATCTGGTAACCGATTCTGACTGGAACAAGATGTATGAAACATATATACTGGATTCCCAGAACCTTGGACTGGATGAGTTCCTTAAGGATAATGCATATCAGTATCAGTCCATTACAGCAAGGATGCTTGAGACCGTAAGGAAGGATTCCTGGGACGCCTCGGACGAAGTGGTCGAGAACCTGGTGAAAGAATATGTTGAATCGGTGGTGGAAAATGGTGTCACATGCTGTCATCATACCTGTGGCAATCCTTCACTGGATGAGTTCATACAGGGTGTAATGTCCGTCCCAGGTCTGGTGGACGAACAAACGGCATCAGAATACAAGAAACTTATAGAGGAAGCTACCAGTGAGCCAGTGAAGGAAAGCACTTCCAGCCGCAGTAGTAGCCGTGGTTCCAGTGGTCCGAAACTGGAAATTACTAACCAGGCCACAACTTCTACATCAAACCAGACTATAGAATCTCAGATTGGTGCAGGCACAGACCTTAGCCAGCCTGCGCCCGAAGCTCCGAAGTCTACTCCTGAGAACTATGTAGAAGGGTATGAGATGACCAAGGAAACTGTAGCTCCACCTGAAAGCAGTACCCCTACTTTCTCTGGTTCTGATATAGTTGCTATTGTGCTGGTGGTAGGAGCAGCCGGAGCAGTGTTCCTGGGCTTCATGAGAAAGAGGAAAATGTGA
- a CDS encoding DUF2162 domain-containing protein, which translates to MNSVYAIVVGILLGIMIFALKTGVGCGFSNIRRRDVLIIAASYFVISVILGGLIELVDQSRLDVITSMGMTLHVVVALLLIGAGIYTQKKWSCGHDVSRHTFLFISVPCPVCLTALFVSCMILASTLGWSGFRIGALVGFFFFITVISSSWGFRKMHRTPEDLGAVMMFLGIFYLLGSMLVPAYIKSKQLQIPDTGGELHIIPLLIMTGIIACGYVINTFKGE; encoded by the coding sequence ATGAATTCTGTTTATGCTATAGTCGTTGGTATCCTGTTAGGGATAATGATATTTGCCCTGAAGACAGGTGTTGGATGTGGTTTTTCCAACATCCGCAGAAGAGATGTGTTGATCATTGCTGCAAGTTACTTTGTCATTTCCGTAATTCTTGGCGGACTTATAGAACTGGTGGACCAGTCCCGGCTGGATGTGATAACCAGTATGGGTATGACCCTGCACGTTGTTGTGGCCTTGCTCCTCATAGGTGCAGGGATATACACCCAGAAAAAATGGTCATGTGGACATGATGTGTCAAGGCACACTTTCCTTTTCATCTCTGTGCCATGTCCCGTATGCCTCACCGCGCTGTTCGTGTCCTGTATGATACTTGCATCAACCCTCGGGTGGAGCGGCTTCAGGATAGGGGCTTTGGTCGGTTTTTTCTTCTTCATCACTGTCATATCGTCAAGCTGGGGTTTCAGGAAAATGCACCGCACACCCGAAGACCTTGGAGCTGTGATGATGTTCCTGGGTATATTCTATCTGCTTGGCTCCATGCTCGTACCGGCTTACATAAAATCTAAACAGCTCCAGATCCCTGATACAGGAGGGGAACTTCACATAATACCCCTGCTGATAATGACTGGTATCATAGCCTGCGGGTATGTCATCAATACTTTCAAAGGTGAATAA
- the spt4 gene encoding transcription elongation factor subunit Spt4 yields the protein MAEQVCRECHRIVTGQTCLVCSSSNLSSDWSGMVIIVDPENSEIAQKMEIKVADRYALKVR from the coding sequence ATGGCAGAACAGGTTTGTAGGGAGTGCCACAGGATAGTCACAGGTCAAACGTGCCTTGTATGCAGTTCCAGCAACCTTAGCAGTGACTGGAGTGGCATGGTAATTATCGTGGATCCGGAAAACTCAGAAATAGCCCAGAAAATGGAGATCAAAGTAGCTGACCGATATGCACTGAAGGTGCGGTAA
- a CDS encoding 30S ribosomal protein S27ae, translated as MAVKDYYKVSGDKLERTHQTCPRCGEGVFLAEHKDRRTCGKCGYTEFKK; from the coding sequence ATGGCAGTAAAAGATTATTACAAGGTCAGTGGCGATAAGCTCGAAAGGACCCACCAGACATGTCCACGATGTGGCGAAGGCGTATTCCTTGCTGAACACAAGGACAGGCGTACCTGCGGCAAATGTGGTTACACCGAGTTCAAGAAATAA
- a CDS encoding GTP-dependent dephospho-CoA kinase family protein produces MVETIHLPEELRPLLRKTFGVLYTGTGDDTIQKLSKDLGSPTKLISVGDVTTFHLLNSNIIPDILVVDDRTKRGPASAHVVVGTKHTGFSEIFVDNPPGVITEDLINVVHDAIISKDHVRIFVRGEEDLAALPAILLAPEGSVVLYGQPDEGVVLVKITKSKKEEILDLLDKMIHGQEERNSLIDIRRKFNGY; encoded by the coding sequence TTGGTGGAAACGATACACCTGCCGGAAGAACTGCGCCCTTTGTTAAGGAAGACCTTTGGTGTTCTTTACACAGGTACTGGTGATGATACTATCCAGAAGCTTTCCAAAGACCTGGGTAGTCCCACAAAACTTATATCGGTGGGTGATGTTACTACATTCCACTTGCTCAATTCAAATATCATTCCGGACATCCTTGTCGTTGATGACCGGACAAAACGTGGGCCGGCGTCAGCCCATGTAGTAGTGGGCACAAAGCATACAGGGTTCAGTGAAATATTCGTGGATAATCCTCCCGGGGTCATAACCGAGGATCTGATCAATGTGGTCCATGACGCCATTATATCAAAGGACCATGTAAGAATATTCGTGCGCGGCGAAGAGGACCTTGCAGCATTGCCTGCAATACTGCTGGCACCTGAAGGTTCGGTTGTACTATACGGGCAGCCGGATGAAGGTGTGGTACTTGTCAAAATCACAAAATCCAAAAAGGAAGAGATCCTTGACCTGCTGGACAAGATGATACATGGGCAGGAAGAAAGGAACAGTTTGATAGACATTCGGAGGAAATTCAATGGATATTAA
- a CDS encoding 30S ribosomal protein S24e, with product MDIKIIEDKNNVLLNRRELNFEVTFEGPTPARLDIKNKMAALMNVPLELVVIQRMKNDFGRQKLNGYAKIYEDAARMKKIEKEHILERNKLPEAPEENTEAAESTEE from the coding sequence ATGGATATTAAAATCATTGAGGATAAAAATAACGTACTTCTCAACAGGCGTGAGCTTAATTTCGAGGTAACTTTCGAAGGCCCCACCCCTGCTAGGCTGGATATAAAGAACAAGATGGCAGCATTAATGAACGTACCACTGGAACTTGTAGTTATTCAGAGGATGAAAAACGATTTCGGAAGGCAGAAGCTTAATGGCTACGCAAAGATATATGAAGATGCTGCCCGCATGAAAAAGATCGAAAAGGAACATATCCTCGAAAGGAACAAGCTGCCTGAGGCACCAGAGGAAAACACAGAAGCGGCAGAATCAACGGAAGAGTAA